A single genomic interval of Actinomycetota bacterium harbors:
- a CDS encoding HD domain-containing protein, translating to MLPLVFVVFIIGYHAFASFGQLREAHAATLRGFVKALEAKDLYTRGHTERVAEFSVLCGKQMGFRGTRLERLEWAALIHDVGKLAVPRDLIRKRGRLTADEYGELQRHAHMVEEILAEVEFLKPMVEIATAHHSNYDGTGYGGVGHADGEEPSLEASILAVADAFDAMTSTRSYRMALSQSYAFSELRRNAGKQFNPEVVESFIAAMEGTNRRYGSPFLHDPVEARRLAEGRVETHG from the coding sequence GTGCTCCCACTCGTGTTCGTCGTGTTCATCATCGGCTATCACGCGTTTGCGTCGTTCGGCCAGCTCCGTGAGGCGCACGCCGCCACGCTGCGCGGCTTTGTCAAGGCGCTCGAGGCGAAGGACCTCTACACGAGGGGTCACACCGAACGGGTCGCCGAGTTCTCCGTGCTGTGTGGGAAGCAGATGGGGTTCCGGGGGACGAGGCTGGAGCGACTCGAGTGGGCCGCGCTCATCCACGACGTGGGCAAGCTCGCTGTGCCACGGGACCTGATTCGCAAGCGGGGCCGGCTCACCGCGGACGAGTACGGCGAGCTGCAGCGGCATGCGCACATGGTCGAGGAGATCCTCGCCGAGGTCGAGTTCCTCAAGCCGATGGTCGAGATCGCAACCGCCCACCACTCGAACTACGACGGCACCGGCTACGGCGGCGTCGGTCACGCCGACGGGGAGGAGCCGTCCCTGGAGGCGTCCATCCTCGCCGTGGCGGATGCGTTCGATGCGATGACGAGCACGCGCTCGTATCGAATGGCCCTCAGCCAGAGTTATGCGTTCTCCGAGCTGCGGCGAAACGCCGGCAAGCAGTTCAATCCGGAAGTCGTGGAGAGTTTCATCGCGGCCATGGAGGGGACCAACCGGCGGTACGGATCGCCGTTCCTGCACGATCCGGTCGAAGCGCGCCGTCTTGCCGAAGGGAGGGTCGAGACCCATGGGTGA